A region from the Candidatus Thiothrix putei genome encodes:
- the dcm gene encoding DNA (cytosine-5-)-methyltransferase, producing the protein MNNLYSVAQVADMLGVSKETLRRWDNSGKLPSIRHPVNNYRFYSKEQLRQFEELSFIFDDSNRPSITPDHRYPSIELFAGAGGLAIGLEKAGLETVLLNEINKDACATLKANRPLWNVQCGDISMLDFSPYRDQVDVVTGGFPCQAFSYIGKKMGFEDARGTLFFEFARAIKETNPKLFMAENVRGLLNHDDGKTLENIRSVISELGYTLLEPHVMKAIFYRVPQKRERLLLVGIRNDLAGLVKFHWPRPYQKIYTLKDALKAGELFPCNVPTSAGQGYPAKKAAVMAQVPPGGYWRDLPEDVQKAYMMQSYYLGGGKTGMARRMHWDEPCLTLTCAPAQKQTERCHPEETRPFTVREYARIQTFPDDWQFKGALTSQYKQIGNAVPSNMAYELGLSLVDFLNRLCGEHGVQPAGMPVQQTLKFG; encoded by the coding sequence ATGAATAACCTGTACTCTGTCGCTCAAGTTGCTGACATGCTGGGGGTTTCCAAAGAAACCCTGCGCCGTTGGGATAACAGCGGAAAACTACCCTCCATCCGCCACCCTGTGAACAACTACCGCTTTTATAGCAAGGAACAACTGCGGCAATTTGAGGAGTTGAGCTTTATTTTTGATGACAGCAATCGCCCCAGTATTACTCCCGATCACCGTTACCCATCCATTGAACTGTTTGCTGGGGCTGGTGGTTTAGCAATAGGGCTGGAAAAAGCGGGTTTGGAAACCGTGCTGCTGAATGAGATCAATAAGGATGCTTGCGCCACCCTCAAAGCTAATCGTCCTCTCTGGAATGTACAATGCGGTGACATCAGCATGTTGGATTTCAGCCCTTACCGTGATCAGGTTGACGTAGTGACGGGTGGTTTCCCCTGTCAGGCATTCAGTTACATTGGCAAGAAAATGGGCTTTGAAGATGCCCGTGGCACACTATTTTTCGAGTTTGCCCGCGCCATCAAAGAAACCAACCCCAAGCTATTCATGGCGGAAAATGTGCGGGGCTTACTCAACCATGATGATGGTAAAACGCTGGAAAATATCCGTTCCGTTATCAGTGAACTGGGCTACACGCTGCTTGAACCGCACGTAATGAAAGCCATTTTCTACCGTGTCCCGCAAAAACGTGAACGCTTGTTGCTGGTTGGTATCCGCAATGATCTTGCCGGATTGGTAAAATTCCACTGGCCCCGCCCTTACCAAAAAATCTACACGCTAAAAGATGCTTTGAAGGCGGGTGAACTGTTTCCTTGCAATGTTCCCACCTCCGCAGGGCAAGGCTACCCTGCCAAAAAAGCCGCAGTGATGGCACAAGTTCCCCCCGGTGGTTATTGGCGTGATTTGCCGGAAGACGTGCAAAAAGCTTATATGATGCAAAGTTATTACCTCGGTGGCGGCAAAACCGGGATGGCGCGACGGATGCACTGGGATGAACCTTGCCTAACCCTCACCTGCGCCCCTGCCCAAAAACAGACGGAACGTTGCCACCCCGAAGAAACCCGCCCGTTTACGGTGCGCGAATATGCCCGCATCCAAACCTTCCCGGATGATTGGCAATTCAAGGGGGCATTGACTTCGCAATACAAGCAGATTGGCAATGCTGTGCCCAGCAATATGGCGTATGAACTGGGTTTGTCACTCGTGGATTTCCTGAATCGGCTATGTGGCGAGCATGGCGTGCAGCCTGCGGGGATGCCCGTACAACAAACCCTCAAGTTTGGCTGA
- the dcm gene encoding DNA (cytosine-5-)-methyltransferase: MNTSTFTFIDLFAGIGGFRLALNRLGGECLHFSEIHNDAINTYCTHFKEESSLNLGDITKVKSLPPHDILTAGVPCQSWSIAGKNLGFDDDRGQLWNDTLYLLNQSRPNAFIFENVKGLADPRNQGALSYILARIRQAGYFAKHFVLNSSDYGVPQDRVRVYIIGFLHEAHLQQFRLPAPQKITMKLADVLQSDVGKSSTPDIDTLTDLFGNPVADKRRYRKLNGMNDFFLFNDIRNGPTTIHSWDLFPTTDRQKQICLLMLRNRRKRTYGKLDGNPLSLAHLQGLDSSIQQEELEALVTMGILKTVDYAYTVKPGNHLVLSHEERLVLRHVEAGEITLDSLKECRELKKSKVALDKTIPALVAKAVLACSEVRYEFRYTKISTGIEGINRIFLPRSEAFPTLVASDTNDFVALQDIEADTEAGYKQAFLQEIFHPQRFRKISRSEACLIQGFPPDFPLPESRSRWMKLVGNSVSVPVIQMLGQAIMDTGCLGDVASCKVAA; this comes from the coding sequence ATGAATACGTCCACTTTCACATTCATTGACCTGTTTGCCGGAATCGGGGGCTTTCGTTTGGCATTGAACCGCTTGGGTGGGGAATGTCTCCATTTCAGCGAAATCCACAACGATGCTATCAACACCTATTGCACCCATTTCAAGGAAGAATCCAGCTTGAATCTTGGTGATATTACCAAGGTTAAAAGCTTGCCGCCCCACGACATCCTCACAGCAGGAGTGCCTTGCCAGAGTTGGTCAATTGCAGGTAAGAACTTAGGATTTGATGATGACCGGGGGCAGTTGTGGAATGACACGCTTTACCTGCTCAACCAGTCGCGCCCCAACGCTTTCATTTTCGAGAATGTCAAAGGACTGGCAGATCCCCGTAACCAAGGCGCGTTGTCTTATATCCTCGCCCGCATCCGTCAAGCCGGGTATTTCGCCAAGCATTTTGTCTTGAATTCCTCCGATTACGGTGTGCCACAGGATCGGGTCAGGGTTTATATCATTGGTTTCCTGCATGAGGCTCATTTGCAGCAATTTCGCTTGCCTGCCCCACAAAAAATTACCATGAAACTCGCTGATGTGCTGCAAAGTGATGTGGGCAAGTCTTCAACACCGGACATCGACACGCTTACCGACCTATTCGGCAATCCAGTAGCGGACAAACGCCGTTACCGCAAACTCAACGGCATGAATGACTTTTTCCTGTTCAATGACATTCGTAATGGTCCGACCACTATCCACTCGTGGGATTTGTTTCCGACAACGGATAGGCAAAAACAGATTTGCTTGTTGATGTTGCGTAACCGCCGCAAACGCACTTACGGCAAACTGGACGGCAACCCCTTGTCCCTTGCCCATTTGCAGGGTTTAGACAGTTCCATTCAGCAGGAAGAGTTGGAAGCCTTGGTGACAATGGGCATCCTGAAAACAGTCGATTATGCCTATACCGTGAAACCGGGCAATCATCTGGTATTAAGCCACGAGGAGCGGCTGGTGTTGCGGCATGTGGAAGCCGGGGAGATCACGCTGGATTCCCTAAAAGAATGCCGTGAATTGAAAAAGTCCAAGGTTGCACTGGATAAAACCATCCCTGCCTTGGTTGCTAAAGCGGTGCTAGCGTGCAGCGAAGTACGTTACGAATTTCGTTACACCAAAATCAGCACCGGTATTGAAGGTATCAACCGCATTTTCTTGCCGCGCTCAGAGGCATTCCCCACGCTGGTAGCGAGTGATACCAATGATTTTGTGGCATTACAAGACATTGAGGCGGATACCGAAGCAGGTTACAAACAAGCCTTTTTGCAGGAAATTTTTCATCCCCAACGTTTCAGGAAAATCTCACGTTCAGAAGCCTGTTTAATTCAAGGCTTCCCACCCGATTTCCCGTTGCCCGAATCCCGTAGCCGTTGGATGAAACTGGTGGGTAATAGTGTTTCCGTGCCGGTCATTCAGATGTTGGGGCAGGCAATCATGGATACAGGTTGTTTGGGGGATGTTGCTTCCTGCAAGGTGGCAGCTTGA
- a CDS encoding TdeIII family type II restriction endonuclease, producing MDNKAKVATAIQGAVSTMMDRVMHKVLVEDPFIKETHHSLKPLYAALVPDEIFKGSHFERRFVTPFGGVWEKLAQVVAKEAHGECLLGHSITGNVSEESLRRIQETLNRLEHAPKGKNRVLPNWQEELTYIKAGKGNLIPVSVVCDVYVHNPATGKRYAFELKGPLPNSDQTKVSKEKMFKLLAMAGSPIDGAYYALPYNPYGSRKEDYQWSFPKRWFDMCNDPCVLIGNEFWDFIGGEGAYANFIHEVNQLGKAYRERIYREFLCIEPPADSEEYQLK from the coding sequence ATGGATAATAAAGCCAAGGTTGCCACCGCCATCCAAGGGGCTGTCAGCACAATGATGGATCGCGTCATGCACAAAGTGCTGGTTGAAGACCCATTCATTAAAGAAACGCACCATTCTCTTAAGCCTTTGTATGCTGCACTTGTGCCAGATGAGATTTTTAAAGGCTCACATTTTGAACGCCGATTCGTTACCCCCTTTGGCGGTGTATGGGAGAAACTTGCCCAAGTGGTTGCCAAGGAAGCACATGGGGAGTGTTTGCTGGGACATTCCATCACCGGCAATGTGAGTGAAGAAAGTCTGCGGCGTATTCAGGAAACACTGAACCGACTAGAACATGCACCTAAAGGGAAAAACAGGGTATTACCCAACTGGCAGGAGGAGCTGACTTATATCAAAGCGGGAAAGGGCAACCTCATCCCAGTATCCGTCGTCTGTGATGTCTACGTGCATAATCCAGCAACAGGCAAACGCTATGCGTTTGAATTGAAAGGCCCATTGCCTAACAGCGACCAGACCAAGGTCAGCAAGGAAAAGATGTTCAAACTGCTGGCAATGGCTGGCTCACCCATTGATGGGGCTTACTACGCACTACCCTATAACCCTTACGGTTCGCGCAAGGAAGACTACCAGTGGTCATTTCCAAAGCGTTGGTTCGACATGTGCAATGACCCTTGTGTGCTGATTGGTAATGAATTCTGGGATTTCATCGGCGGTGAGGGGGCTTATGCAAACTTTATCCATGAAGTGAACCAGTTGGGGAAAGCCTACCGCGAACGGATTTATCGGGAATTCCTTTGCATTGAACCACCAGCAGACAGTGAGGAGTATCAGTTGAAATGA